The proteins below are encoded in one region of Flammeovirga kamogawensis:
- the sigZ gene encoding RNA polymerase sigma factor SigZ has protein sequence MMNTNEIWRQFKDELLGFIKSKVNDAALAEDILQEIFIKIHQKKNSLTNNQKLQSWVYQITRNAIIDHYRKKKNSNTDINALDLPQETEEDSASFVACTECVKPFILELPEIYKDVLLKVTYTKMSQKEYAENIGITYPTVKARIQRGREKLKTSFENCCKIIDGEFIERKISCSSGCKNK, from the coding sequence ATGATGAACACAAACGAAATATGGAGACAGTTTAAAGATGAATTACTTGGCTTTATAAAAAGTAAGGTAAATGATGCTGCTCTTGCTGAAGATATTCTACAAGAGATTTTTATCAAGATTCATCAAAAGAAAAACAGTCTTACAAATAATCAGAAATTACAAAGTTGGGTGTACCAAATTACACGGAACGCAATAATTGATCACTACAGGAAAAAGAAAAATAGTAATACAGATATAAATGCATTAGACCTTCCACAAGAAACAGAAGAAGATAGTGCTAGTTTTGTAGCATGTACAGAGTGTGTAAAACCATTTATATTAGAGCTTCCAGAAATCTATAAAGATGTTTTACTTAAAGTTACCTATACAAAAATGTCACAGAAAGAATATGCTGAAAATATAGGCATAACTTACCCAACTGTTAAAGCTAGAATACAGAGGGGTAGAGAGAAACTAAAAACATCTTTTGAGAATTGCTGTAAAATAATTGATGGCGAATTTATTGAACGAAAGATCTCTTGCTCAAGTGGTTGTAAAAATAAATAA
- a CDS encoding GDSL-type esterase/lipase family protein has product MKNLFYITLLFISSLSCMPKNKVDTSSFYPDKTMQVRYHTEWTANHYKERIAVFKATPLAHKDIVFLGNSITEKGGDWGAKFGLPNIKNRGISGDVTDGFLLRLGEIAYYKPSKVFIMIGVNDLFNLHYQKQIPSAEYVANNILKIVDQMHEVSPTTEIYVESILPDHQDFMAPLINKVNTIVMEHDGKKFTYINLNPLFQDKKGLMNNKLSTDGTHLNEDGYAIWVDAIKEIVKN; this is encoded by the coding sequence ATGAAAAACCTCTTTTATATAACCTTACTCTTTATTAGTTCACTTTCTTGTATGCCTAAAAATAAAGTAGATACTAGTAGTTTTTATCCAGATAAAACAATGCAGGTAAGATACCATACAGAATGGACGGCCAATCATTATAAAGAAAGAATTGCTGTATTTAAAGCAACCCCTTTGGCACATAAAGATATTGTCTTTTTAGGAAATAGTATTACTGAAAAAGGCGGTGATTGGGGTGCTAAATTTGGACTTCCAAATATAAAAAACAGAGGTATAAGTGGCGATGTAACTGATGGTTTTTTACTAAGACTTGGTGAGATAGCTTATTATAAACCATCTAAGGTTTTTATTATGATTGGGGTAAACGATCTCTTCAATTTACATTATCAAAAGCAAATTCCATCGGCTGAATATGTTGCAAATAATATTCTAAAAATTGTTGATCAAATGCATGAAGTTTCTCCTACAACAGAAATATATGTAGAAAGCATATTGCCAGATCATCAAGATTTTATGGCTCCATTAATTAATAAAGTGAATACTATTGTAATGGAACACGATGGAAAAAAATTCACCTACATTAATTTAAACCCACTGTTTCAGGATAAAAAAGGATTAATGAATAATAAGTTATCTACTGATGGTACTCATCTTAATGAAGACGGTTATGCTATTTGGGTTGATGCTATAAAAGAAATAGTAAAAAATTAA
- a CDS encoding polymorphic toxin-type HINT domain-containing protein yields the protein MPCLNLFCKDARLKVEYQGLFIIEAVVNYFFIGVFIVTSIETSFADSLVTLYHENKKLLQSTPNHPIFTPAGYKLARDFLEGDSILSIEGNYIVVTSLKQEYAPQQVYNFEVGELHTYFAEGILVHNACTLPSNTRNKLADLNLSEAQRKTFTDEFLDPNNKVFKDAIKSGEEGLELIAFWKVLSKSTKEGASEVRTKKENLEKLKAFIEDGGDASKLESTFSNSSNPDKWLELKIKKGDIEDIAQNMDMNVSPASWTKEHKAKRWNNYKEENPDADFYTWSNQYDGNIKKSKSADLAVKEYAANSPDLSHIPQSDFERTWKNDLGENEPIEITLRNEKVIGNRRHDIYDEAKNKAIEVKDYSSHNVCLSKDIEKEALMDIELLNKEVGGLREVEWIFLNRGPSENLRKLLTENNITVTVINEIK from the coding sequence GTGCCATGTCTGAATCTTTTTTGTAAAGATGCTAGATTAAAAGTTGAATATCAAGGTTTATTTATTATTGAAGCAGTGGTAAATTATTTCTTTATTGGTGTATTTATTGTAACAAGCATAGAAACCTCTTTTGCAGACAGCTTAGTCACGCTTTACCACGAAAATAAAAAGTTACTCCAAAGTACACCTAACCATCCCATTTTCACTCCTGCAGGTTATAAACTAGCAAGAGATTTTCTTGAAGGAGATAGTATTTTAAGTATAGAGGGCAACTACATTGTTGTTACTTCTTTAAAGCAAGAATATGCTCCCCAGCAAGTTTATAATTTCGAGGTAGGTGAGTTACATACTTACTTTGCTGAGGGGATATTGGTGCATAATGCTTGTACTTTACCATCTAATACTAGAAATAAATTAGCTGATCTAAATTTATCTGAAGCCCAACGAAAAACCTTTACAGATGAATTTTTAGATCCTAATAATAAGGTATTTAAAGATGCAATAAAAAGTGGAGAAGAAGGGCTAGAATTGATAGCTTTTTGGAAGGTATTAAGCAAATCAACTAAAGAAGGGGCGAGTGAGGTCAGAACTAAAAAAGAGAATCTTGAAAAATTAAAGGCTTTCATTGAAGATGGTGGTGATGCTTCAAAACTGGAAAGCACTTTTTCTAATTCATCAAATCCTGATAAATGGCTTGAACTTAAAATTAAAAAAGGTGATATTGAAGATATAGCACAAAACATGGACATGAATGTTTCTCCTGCTTCATGGACGAAAGAACATAAGGCAAAACGATGGAACAATTATAAAGAAGAAAACCCTGATGCAGACTTTTATACATGGAGTAATCAATATGATGGAAATATTAAAAAATCGAAAAGTGCTGATTTAGCGGTGAAGGAATATGCTGCAAATAGTCCTGATCTTAGCCACATACCACAAAGTGATTTTGAAAGAACTTGGAAGAATGATTTGGGTGAAAATGAGCCTATTGAAATTACTTTAAGGAATGAAAAAGTGATAGGTAATAGACGTCATGATATTTATGATGAAGCAAAAAATAAAGCAATAGAAGTTAAAGATTATTCCTCTCATAATGTTTGTTTATCAAAAGATATAGAGAAAGAAGCTTTGATGGATATTGAACTTCTTAATAAAGAAGTTGGTGGATTAAGAGAAGTTGAATGGATTTTTCTAAATAGAGGGCCAAGTGAAAATTTAAGAAAACTACTAACTGAAAATAATATTACAGTAACCGTAATTAATGAGATAAAATGA
- a CDS encoding SMI1/KNR4 family protein gives MKKLTVRHRLGNGNIKLIERELGQELPNDFKKFIVNNAGLSHYECLFEDNQGNSWEVSQYNQYKDLIGLLREFKEKGLGLKICFAYDPGGWHYCLSFDKETYGEIIVNRWTDYPPEEQFIVIADSFEEFINGLKRSEDI, from the coding sequence ATGAAAAAATTAACAGTACGCCATAGGCTTGGAAATGGCAATATTAAACTGATAGAAAGAGAGCTAGGTCAAGAACTTCCAAACGATTTTAAAAAGTTTATTGTGAACAATGCAGGACTAAGCCACTATGAGTGTTTATTTGAAGATAATCAAGGGAATTCTTGGGAGGTATCACAGTATAATCAGTACAAAGATTTAATAGGACTTTTAAGAGAATTTAAAGAAAAAGGATTAGGGTTGAAAATATGTTTTGCTTACGATCCAGGCGGCTGGCATTATTGCTTAAGTTTTGATAAAGAAACATATGGTGAAATCATCGTAAATCGTTGGACAGATTACCCACCAGAAGAACAATTTATAGTGATCGCAGATAGTTTTGAAGAATTTATCAATGGTTTGAAGAGAAGTGAAGATATTTAA
- a CDS encoding Rpn family recombination-promoting nuclease/putative transposase, which yields MAHSKYINPFTDFGFKKIFGEEANKDILIDFLNAILPEEDQIKTLEYKQQEQLARRDVDRKAIYDLYCENEKGEKFIVELQRAKQEFFKDRTLYYATFPIQEQAERGTDWKYQLKGVYVIGLMNFTFDSSAEFHHNIKLRDEKGNTFYDKLSFVYLELPKFSKPLTEQSTLFDKWIYAIKNMPNLDNIPPLLQERTFKKLFKISEYSAMNETDKVSYEESLKTFRDYVNTLDQAKEEGIIEGMEKGMEKGKKEQAIETAKNLLKLKLNLTIEQIAESTGLSIDEVKNIQQ from the coding sequence ATGGCACATTCTAAATACATTAATCCGTTTACCGATTTTGGGTTCAAAAAAATATTTGGCGAGGAAGCCAATAAAGATATTCTTATTGATTTCTTGAATGCCATTTTACCCGAAGAAGATCAGATTAAAACGTTAGAATACAAGCAACAAGAACAATTGGCTCGTAGAGATGTCGATAGAAAAGCCATTTATGACCTCTATTGTGAGAATGAAAAAGGTGAAAAATTTATTGTGGAACTCCAAAGGGCAAAACAAGAATTTTTTAAAGATAGAACACTGTATTACGCTACATTCCCGATTCAAGAACAAGCTGAAAGAGGGACTGATTGGAAATATCAACTAAAAGGTGTTTATGTAATCGGGTTGATGAATTTTACTTTTGATTCATCAGCGGAGTTCCATCACAACATTAAATTGAGAGATGAAAAAGGAAATACTTTTTATGATAAACTCTCTTTTGTATACCTCGAATTACCTAAATTCTCTAAGCCACTAACGGAGCAAAGCACCCTTTTTGATAAATGGATTTATGCCATCAAAAACATGCCTAATTTAGATAACATCCCTCCTCTATTACAAGAACGAACCTTTAAAAAATTATTCAAAATATCAGAATATTCTGCAATGAATGAAACGGATAAAGTGAGTTACGAAGAATCTCTGAAGACCTTTAGGGACTATGTAAATACGTTGGATCAGGCGAAGGAAGAGGGGATAATTGAAGGTATGGAAAAAGGTATGGAGAAAGGAAAAAAAGAACAAGCTATTGAAACGGCTAAAAATCTACTAAAGCTAAAGCTCAATCTTACAATTGAACAAATTGCTGAAAGTACAGGGCTTTCTATTGATGAGGTTAAAAATATACAGCAGTAA
- a CDS encoding T9SS type A sorting domain-containing protein yields MLLTTQLTTQSFAQKLKSTTIEIIGTAVPSTISSYPMFKSKQDNTFEALVYLDKSKTFQFKLSDGTVFGGSETYNLLSENGSQIPINNIGPSSVFHVSVNGENGEYKIRQIETLGFVSKTNENKKWSNEIPLTLNFDEDRKTLTYSYDKVIRLQDKFRIIANHDIDYYWSGYSISNQGYYSGLPDGVSKKDALSEVILTSYLNEGLLELSMNTDTHHTVSNFSLNQDDYLIIDTSLDEQGAKYQIGTCITCTDNISFISKENTEGITQKFLNLPFEIKRGHSLSVSSDGSTIAILIPRRNNQDVIYDGVNYLKDENSKLILLILDSSLNIITTKDIHISLNDDEINKNGYDVVIDKENDIYTHVYIPSNSITNNEINESINHDAGIVNTRWSNNGSFIWSKIFQLENPTEFVTSLFTLDESDNYYMALDILFDNIYLDGFTITFNTIHANRSNLVMIDGSTINGSKGGLSEINNIKNDNNLAHSTIFSLEGGKNRAYFAGTQNSSETVYFYQDFRQIYNANYCYYIGNYNRDINSSGDGVIQIVHNNGFEELTSEMKLYVDDEDNCYATFEVKPFTTIYHRSYEKKYRFTKNEGVGVLKLSAKDGTLGVYTSQGYLTGKDFNPAISSIIVDNSSISLEGTISNSFSYHINGVSNNETVNKEEAFELKFELPTFNSSLNNDKYWASNSFKIIGDAINFESSSLSRTSENNYEGFISLKSNYNINLQNENGDLFTIDKDGHISYGDTPILIEGLKDSSVFYINLDYQSQKLVIKEINNVGIISRDINNKNKIYELNYEENFSDIGLAKFHSNNLLIPEAYSFIINNDTNFVFGEKNTIDKLPIIEAPNSKGNLIAYFDYKNNKFSYEVIKEGQAQVTDVIVNNKYVYEAVESDDNSTIYRVGNFIDKSEGAVLEKIDINGIVQNTASISLSSPPRFGNNFKVDPTTGKMILSLENSNNKTSFTYDEVSYSIKSTSTLILLYIDSNLNLITYQESESLIQGDDYSVTIDNKGDAYYLESIQAPNSSKNFNIYKFNESSFNLLNTITATDNRTHYIAMITVDETGHLYFNGETYFDELLVNNKNVIDGNTSGCPLLNFDSETGKLNWAKPLIKGTDGRLSNGWATGFQAGENSVYISGWVLNYDSIIDDIIDPAKHTYFSNYIIEIDAEGNALWGDLLGNSNNTYNFGYTRLEVDKEDNVYYMLDARSEILPFYNNNTPILFNENRGVNKTILKYNKGILLSSTLLKTNLLFEDIIHVDDKLIVEGGIAVNNKYLSYQDHKYLNDSDQKLGVSIILKDTHSFYSNKYSSVELNVDMNEAIKNGLFDATTDVLNIKLNNGDIIIHDNLIKDNDLENSFTISFEMITKGTLTYQLFINNIPEAIQILRSEDIIEDSHVFNELFISTNNLVEINKEFLIESVVNNNLSFTLEDSLFNILNSEYIEYSLVNNDKSELSNWVSFDENNRSINLDLSSFTTNERISLLNSLELILISYDKYGNHLEIDIKFNVQESNEEVTSIDREIINQIKIYPTLVDKKLTINHSTNQNFTYQIIDINGQNIKNGKVNGNIELNTAQLKSGIYIIKIISGQQLSTFKVIKQ; encoded by the coding sequence TTGTTATTAACTACTCAACTAACTACACAATCTTTTGCTCAAAAATTAAAGAGCACCACTATTGAAATTATTGGAACAGCAGTACCTTCTACAATCAGTTCCTACCCGATGTTCAAATCAAAACAGGATAACACATTTGAAGCGTTAGTCTATTTAGATAAAAGTAAGACGTTTCAATTCAAATTATCAGATGGAACTGTATTTGGGGGAAGTGAAACATATAATCTTTTATCAGAAAATGGTAGTCAAATACCGATCAATAACATAGGACCTAGTTCTGTATTTCATGTATCTGTTAATGGTGAAAATGGTGAATATAAAATAAGACAAATTGAAACGCTTGGCTTTGTATCAAAAACGAATGAAAATAAAAAGTGGAGTAATGAGATTCCATTAACACTAAATTTTGATGAAGATCGAAAAACACTTACCTACTCTTATGATAAAGTTATAAGACTTCAAGATAAATTTAGAATTATTGCTAACCATGATATAGATTATTATTGGTCTGGTTATTCTATTAGTAATCAAGGATATTATTCTGGTTTACCAGATGGAGTATCTAAAAAAGATGCACTCTCTGAGGTCATATTAACATCATACCTTAATGAAGGATTACTTGAGTTATCAATGAATACTGATACACATCATACAGTTTCAAATTTCTCATTAAACCAAGATGATTATCTAATAATAGACACTTCATTAGATGAACAAGGTGCTAAATATCAAATTGGCACATGTATAACTTGTACAGATAATATATCTTTTATTTCAAAAGAAAATACTGAAGGAATCACTCAAAAATTCTTGAATCTACCTTTTGAAATAAAGCGTGGACATTCATTAAGTGTAAGTTCTGATGGTTCTACTATAGCAATATTAATTCCTAGGAGAAATAACCAAGATGTTATATATGATGGTGTAAATTATTTAAAAGATGAGAACTCAAAACTAATTTTACTCATCCTTGATAGTAGTTTGAACATTATCACGACAAAAGATATACATATTTCTTTAAATGATGATGAAATAAACAAGAATGGATATGATGTAGTAATTGATAAAGAAAATGACATTTATACTCATGTTTACATACCTTCCAATTCAATCACTAACAATGAAATTAATGAATCAATTAATCATGATGCAGGTATAGTCAACACAAGATGGTCAAATAATGGTTCATTTATATGGAGTAAAATTTTCCAATTAGAAAATCCAACTGAATTTGTTACATCGCTATTTACATTAGATGAAAGTGATAATTATTATATGGCTTTAGATATTCTATTTGATAACATCTATCTAGATGGGTTTACCATTACTTTTAATACTATTCATGCCAATAGAAGTAATTTAGTAATGATAGATGGTAGTACTATTAATGGAAGTAAAGGTGGACTATCAGAAATAAATAATATTAAAAACGACAATAATTTAGCACATAGTACAATATTTTCATTAGAAGGCGGTAAAAATAGAGCATATTTTGCTGGTACACAAAATAGTAGTGAAACAGTTTATTTTTATCAAGATTTTAGACAAATCTATAACGCAAACTATTGTTATTATATTGGTAATTATAATAGAGATATTAATAGCTCTGGTGATGGTGTAATACAAATAGTACATAATAACGGTTTTGAAGAATTAACTTCAGAAATGAAACTTTATGTTGATGATGAAGATAATTGTTATGCCACTTTTGAAGTAAAACCTTTTACTACCATATACCATAGGTCTTATGAAAAAAAATATCGTTTTACTAAAAATGAAGGAGTTGGTGTTTTAAAACTTTCTGCTAAAGATGGAACATTAGGTGTTTATACATCACAGGGTTATCTTACTGGGAAAGACTTTAATCCTGCGATATCTTCAATAATTGTAGATAATTCTTCAATTTCTTTGGAGGGAACAATTAGTAATTCATTTTCATATCACATTAATGGAGTATCTAATAATGAAACTGTGAATAAAGAAGAGGCTTTTGAACTAAAATTTGAGCTTCCTACTTTTAACAGCTCTCTAAATAATGATAAATATTGGGCTTCTAATTCTTTTAAAATCATTGGAGATGCAATAAATTTTGAATCATCGTCTTTATCAAGAACCTCAGAAAATAATTATGAAGGATTTATATCTTTAAAAAGCAATTATAATATAAATCTACAAAATGAAAATGGTGATTTATTTACAATTGATAAGGATGGTCATATCTCATATGGAGATACTCCTATATTAATTGAAGGTCTTAAAGATTCAAGTGTTTTTTACATTAATCTTGATTATCAGAGCCAGAAGCTTGTAATAAAAGAAATAAATAACGTTGGTATAATAAGTAGAGATATAAACAATAAAAACAAAATTTACGAATTAAATTACGAAGAAAACTTCTCTGATATTGGTTTAGCAAAATTTCACTCAAATAATCTCCTAATTCCTGAAGCCTATTCATTTATCATTAATAATGACACAAATTTTGTCTTTGGTGAAAAAAATACGATAGATAAACTTCCTATTATTGAAGCTCCTAATAGTAAAGGAAACCTAATAGCTTATTTTGATTATAAGAACAATAAATTTTCTTATGAAGTAATTAAAGAAGGGCAAGCTCAGGTAACAGATGTTATTGTAAATAATAAATACGTTTACGAGGCAGTAGAATCTGATGATAACAGTACTATTTATAGAGTTGGTAATTTTATAGATAAAAGTGAAGGTGCAGTTTTAGAGAAAATTGATATTAATGGTATAGTACAAAATACAGCTTCAATTTCATTATCATCACCACCTAGGTTTGGAAATAACTTTAAAGTTGATCCTACTACTGGTAAGATGATACTTAGTTTAGAAAACTCGAATAACAAAACAAGTTTTACTTATGATGAAGTGAGTTATTCAATTAAATCAACCTCTACACTTATTTTGTTATATATTGATAGTAATTTAAACCTAATTACTTATCAAGAATCAGAAAGTTTAATACAAGGAGATGATTATTCTGTTACTATTGATAATAAAGGAGATGCTTACTATTTAGAAAGTATCCAAGCTCCTAATAGTTCTAAAAACTTCAATATTTATAAATTTAATGAAAGTAGTTTTAATCTTCTTAATACAATAACTGCGACTGATAATAGAACACATTATATCGCAATGATTACTGTTGATGAAACTGGACATTTATATTTTAATGGTGAGACTTATTTCGATGAATTATTAGTAAATAATAAAAATGTAATTGATGGAAACACATCTGGTTGTCCCCTCCTTAATTTTGATAGTGAAACTGGAAAATTAAATTGGGCTAAACCACTAATTAAAGGTACTGATGGCAGATTAAGTAACGGATGGGCTACAGGCTTTCAAGCAGGTGAAAACTCAGTTTATATTTCCGGTTGGGTATTAAATTATGATAGTATTATTGATGATATCATAGATCCCGCTAAACACACTTATTTCTCTAACTATATAATTGAAATTGATGCCGAAGGTAACGCATTATGGGGAGATCTTCTTGGTAATTCTAATAACACATATAATTTTGGATATACTAGATTAGAAGTGGATAAAGAAGACAATGTCTATTATATGCTAGATGCTAGATCTGAAATATTACCCTTCTATAACAATAATACTCCAATTCTTTTTAATGAAAACAGAGGAGTTAACAAAACTATACTAAAATATAATAAAGGTATTTTACTAAGCAGTACATTATTAAAAACTAACTTATTGTTTGAAGATATCATTCATGTAGATGATAAATTAATTGTTGAAGGTGGTATAGCTGTAAATAATAAATATTTAAGTTACCAAGATCATAAATATTTAAATGATAGTGATCAAAAGCTAGGTGTATCAATTATTTTAAAAGATACACATAGCTTCTACTCTAATAAATATAGTAGTGTAGAATTGAATGTTGATATGAATGAAGCTATTAAAAATGGTTTATTTGATGCTACAACAGATGTTCTTAATATCAAATTAAATAATGGTGATATCATTATTCATGATAATTTAATTAAGGATAACGACTTGGAAAATAGCTTTACAATATCTTTTGAAATGATTACTAAAGGTACTTTGACATATCAACTGTTTATTAATAATATTCCAGAAGCTATTCAAATATTACGTTCAGAGGATATCATTGAAGATAGTCATGTATTTAATGAACTATTTATTAGTACTAATAATTTAGTTGAAATAAATAAAGAATTCTTAATTGAAAGTGTAGTAAATAATAACCTTAGTTTTACACTTGAAGATTCTTTATTTAACATTTTAAATTCTGAATATATTGAATATTCATTAGTGAACAATGACAAAAGTGAATTATCAAACTGGGTCTCTTTTGATGAAAATAATAGGAGTATCAATTTAGATTTATCTTCTTTTACAACCAATGAACGTATTTCTTTATTAAACAGCCTAGAGCTTATACTTATCAGTTATGACAAGTATGGTAATCATTTAGAAATTGACATTAAGTTCAATGTTCAAGAATCAAATGAAGAGGTCACTTCAATTGATAGAGAAATTATTAATCAGATTAAAATCTATCCTACTTTAGTTGATAAAAAATTAACTATTAATCATTCAACTAATCAAAATTTTACTTATCAAATAATTGATATAAACGGACAGAATATTAAAAATGGAAAAGTTAATGGTAATATTGAATTAAACACTGCTCAATTAAAAAGTGGCATCTATATTATTAAGATAATTTCAGGTCAACAGTTATCAACTTTTAAAGTTATTAAACAATAA
- a CDS encoding zinc metalloprotease produces MKSPVAEGTNTVEVAINGATENVFFRSEDKSLTANARDGVVSLQSKKDNKPTEWQAYKTIDGKEKYVGKINVQPYEKQQYTLRIYAVNGQTLPDATDLQMYQNAVYGQALIEWTVDIKDSYDLKYSAWDINPQDDALQVGDSESLTAYTSEQKNIIKYFRDKHTKPKGKEVVLFWSPKASDEAVDGFMPLSSRYGFIFNPSNNEETYRTVAHELGHGAFGLGHTWKTLEGITKGSTANLMDYNGGLELWKWQWEILQNPAAMVSFVNEDEEGQSATVSNISKLNKFKNEDGTFTFITPSGYPITIDSGLQEVIFSTGDNFYLNQCTSGNDKALIAPIGTLLKFTVNGIEYTGRLGCSTQKFMGYKDPQGNIYADVKTEKIVDFILKDGKAIIGVPCLKDGNVNFLVSTYSFSESFFSQLSSSSSKKDGELLEYNFLDGKYPITDGEFIYAKITPELGDEAKLFLTAFASEADVDRNTSNIIFTHAHQINLYPQLFQHCTADLILNKEQFKANYIALIKNKALDRNVSEDGGFDVDVFFKNSLENYLGGAPSFYYELDVARRKLDQILTLEGDEIKKLLNAYFEFSCVWSTISVGEKDYVLEELIKKSFVDEFIVQIITSTKTDEEKKLL; encoded by the coding sequence TTGAAATCACCCGTTGCCGAGGGAACAAACACCGTAGAAGTGGCCATCAATGGAGCCACAGAAAATGTGTTTTTCCGTTCAGAAGACAAAAGTTTAACAGCCAATGCTCGTGATGGTGTAGTTAGCTTACAAAGTAAAAAAGACAACAAGCCTACAGAATGGCAAGCGTACAAAACCATTGACGGAAAAGAAAAGTATGTAGGAAAAATTAATGTGCAACCTTACGAGAAACAGCAATACACATTACGAATTTACGCAGTAAACGGACAAACTCTTCCCGATGCCACAGACTTACAAATGTACCAAAATGCAGTTTATGGTCAAGCACTTATAGAATGGACAGTAGACATAAAAGATAGTTATGATTTAAAGTACAGTGCTTGGGATATCAACCCACAAGATGATGCCCTACAAGTTGGTGATTCAGAGTCGTTGACAGCGTATACTTCGGAGCAAAAAAACATCATCAAATACTTCCGAGACAAGCATACAAAACCCAAAGGAAAAGAGGTTGTCTTGTTCTGGTCGCCTAAGGCATCAGATGAAGCTGTAGATGGTTTTATGCCTTTATCCTCTCGCTACGGTTTTATTTTTAACCCCTCGAATAACGAAGAAACTTACCGTACCGTAGCCCACGAACTTGGTCATGGTGCTTTTGGATTAGGGCACACATGGAAAACGCTAGAAGGAATTACGAAAGGCTCAACTGCTAATTTAATGGACTACAATGGCGGTTTGGAACTATGGAAATGGCAATGGGAAATATTACAAAATCCTGCAGCAATGGTTTCGTTTGTGAATGAGGATGAGGAGGGGCAGAGTGCAACAGTTTCAAATATCTCAAAATTAAATAAATTCAAAAATGAGGATGGTACATTCACTTTTATAACACCAAGTGGTTATCCAATAACTATTGATAGTGGTTTACAGGAAGTTATATTTAGTACCGGAGATAATTTTTATTTAAATCAATGTACAAGTGGTAACGATAAGGCTTTGATTGCTCCAATAGGTACTTTACTAAAGTTTACAGTAAATGGGATTGAATATACAGGAAGATTAGGTTGTAGCACCCAAAAGTTTATGGGTTATAAAGATCCTCAGGGGAATATCTATGCTGATGTAAAAACAGAAAAAATTGTAGACTTTATTTTAAAGGATGGAAAAGCAATTATAGGTGTACCTTGTTTAAAAGATGGAAATGTAAATTTCTTAGTATCAACCTATTCTTTTTCAGAGAGTTTCTTTAGTCAATTATCAAGTTCTTCATCAAAAAAAGATGGAGAACTATTAGAATATAATTTTTTAGATGGGAAATACCCGATCACAGATGGTGAGTTTATTTATGCTAAAATCACACCTGAATTAGGTGATGAGGCTAAGTTATTTCTTACTGCTTTTGCTTCTGAAGCAGACGTTGATAGAAATACATCTAATATAATTTTTACTCACGCACATCAGATCAACCTTTATCCACAATTATTTCAACATTGTACAGCTGATTTAATTTTAAACAAAGAGCAATTCAAAGCAAACTATATAGCTTTAATAAAAAATAAAGCTTTAGATCGAAATGTATCTGAAGATGGCGGTTTTGATGTGGATGTTTTCTTTAAAAATTCATTAGAAAATTATCTTGGAGGTGCACCTTCTTTTTATTACGAATTAGATGTAGCAAGAAGAAAATTAGATCAAATCTTAACATTGGAAGGTGATGAGATCAAGAAGTTACTGAACGCCTATTTCGAGTTTTCATGTGTTTGGTCTACAATTAGTGTAGGTGAAAAGGATTATGTTTTAGAAGAACTTATTAAGAAAAGTTTTGTTGATGAATTTATTGTTCAAATTATCACCTCAACAAAAACAGATGAGGAAAAGAAATTATTATAA